The following are encoded in a window of Amaranthus tricolor cultivar Red isolate AtriRed21 chromosome 2, ASM2621246v1, whole genome shotgun sequence genomic DNA:
- the LOC130806848 gene encoding uncharacterized protein LOC130806848 isoform X1, whose protein sequence is MCAFMETHRSPLLGWPYYYQGKNMEELKHSLVCTTLELETTRLTAQEEIRKREEQLNHLQELLNKAISERDLAEQNYKTLFLEKLILQQQIKQNPNLNSGSSSSIEDEQQPITQLLHTSNLSSSDTEESMISSPTSRPQPQPQPQPSIALSERAIKLLSGKKPLPEKGNFLQAVIKAGPLLQTLLLAGPLPEWRHPPPPLESFEIPPVGIDQDEMVINGSNFCGILNRKRGFSCDVSDGCYNEGNKYQRVLLH, encoded by the exons ATGTGTGCTTTTATGGAGACTCATAGAAGCCCTCTTCTTGGCTGGCCTTACTACTACCAAGGCAAG AACATGGAAGAATTGAAGCATTCATTAGTATGCACAACATTAGAGCTAGAAACAACAAGATTAACAGCCCAAGAAGAGATCAGAAAGAGGGAAGAACAACTAAATCATCTTCAAGAATTACTAAATAAAGCAATTTCAGAAAGAGATTTAGCAGAACAAAACTACAAAAccctatttttagaaaaacttaTTCTTCaacaacaaatcaaacaaaaccctaatttaaatTCAGGATCATCTTCATCCATTGAAGATGAACAACAACCCATTACACAATTACTTCATACAAGTAATTTATCATCATCAGATACTGAAGAAAGCATGATTTCATCCCCAACATCCCGGCCACAACCGCAACCGCAACCGCAACCATCAATAGCCTTGTCTGAAAGGGCTATTAAGCTACTTTCCGGCAAGAAGCCATTACCGGAAAAGGGTAATTTCTTACAAGCTGTGATAAAAGCGGGCCCACTTTTACAAACTTTGCTCTTAGCTGGGCCCCTTCCAGAATGGAGACATCCTCCTCCCCCATTGGAGAGCTTTGAGATTCCTCCAGTTGGGATTGATCAGGATGAGATGGTGATTAATGGGTCTAATTTTTGTGGGATTTTGAATAGGAAAAGAGGGTTTTCTTGTGATGTTTCTGATGGGTGTTATAATGAGGGTAATAAGTACCAAAGGGtacttcttcattga
- the LOC130806712 gene encoding uncharacterized protein LOC130806712, with translation MTKFKTGKSMNFAVQVVTGRWFTVFASFLIMAGAGATYLFGRYSKDIKSSLGYDQSTLNLLGFFKDLGANVGVFSGLIAEIIPTWAVLLIGSAMNFSGYFMIWLAVTNKIPKPKVWQMCLYIMIGANSQNFANTGALVTCVKNFPESRGIMLGLLKGFVGLSGAIMTQIYLAVYGDDSKSLILLIGWLPAAISVVFVYTIRTLKVYRNPNEIKVFYHFLYVSIGLALFLMGMTILQTLLTFSRFAYAVSATIVCVMLFLPLLIAIKEEYLILKSRSEIKTFVHDHDHDQGHDHDHAHSTGDVAKSIEHTYQKASDSMDMTKKERSCFLTICNKPSRGEDYTILQALLSIDMGILFLATLCGLGSSLAAVDNLGQIGESLGYPTKTISSFVSLVSIWNYFGRVFSGFVSEALLAKYKIPRPLMMTLVLLLACVGHLIIAFPLPGSVYVASVIIGFSFGAQLPLLFAIISELFGLKYYSTLFNCGQLASPLGSYILNVKVTGMLYDKEALKELGKKGLNRSDVKELTCIGSSCYRLSFIVLACATFFGAIVSLVLVVRTREFYRGDIYKKFREQAEAAEKADYKEKAPVPV, from the coding sequence ATGACCAAATTTAAAACTGGAAAATCAATGAATTTTGCTGTTCAAGTAGTCACAGGAAGATGGTTCACAGTTTTTGCATCCTTTCTAATTATGGCAGGTGCAGGTGCTACTTACCTCTTTGGTAGATATTCAAAAGATATCAAATCTTCTTTAGGGTATGATCAATCAACTCTTAATCTTTTGGGTTTCTTTAAAGATTTGGGTGCAAATGTCGGTGTCTTTTCTGGGTTAATTGCAGAAATTATACCCACTTGGGCTGTTTTATTGATCGGTTCTGCCATGAATTTTTCTGGGTATTTCATGATTTGGCTTGCTGTTACTAATAAAATCCCTAAACCTAAAGTTTGGCAAATGTGTTTATACATTATGATAGGCGCAAATTCCCAGAATTTTGCTAATACTGGTGCTTTAGTTACTTGTGTTAAAAATTTCCCAGAAAGTAGGGGGATTATGCTGGGTTTATTGAAGGGATTTGTGGGTTTAAGTGGTGCAATAATGACCCAGATATATTTAGCTGTTTATGGTGATGATTCTAAATCTTTAATTCTGTTAATTGGATGGTTACCTGCTGCCATTTCTGTTGTTTTTGTGTATACTATTAGGACCCTAAAAGTTTATAGGAACCCTAATGAAATTAAGGTCTTTTACCATTTCTTGTATGTCTCAATTGGGTTAGCCTTATTTCTTATGGGTATGACTATTTTGCAGACTCTTCTAACTTTCAGTAGATTTGCTTATGCTGTTAGTGCTACCATTGTTTGTGTTATGCTGTTCTTGCCCTTGTTGATTGCTATTAAGGAAGAGTATTTGATTCTTAAATCTCGATCCGAAATCAAAACATTTGTTCAcgatcatgatcatgatcagGGTCATGATCATGATCACGCCCATTCTACTGGTGATGTAGCAAAATCAATAGAACATACATATCAAAAGGCATCCGATTCGATGGATATGACTAAAAAGGAAAGATCATGTTTTCTTACCATATGTAACAAGCCATCTAGAGGGGAAGATTATACTATATTACAAGCCCTTTTGAGTATTGATATGGGAATCTTATTCTTAGCTACATTATGTGGATTAGGATCAAGTTTAGCAGCTGTGGACAATTTAGGTCAAATTGGGGAATCATTAGGGTACCCTACAAAAACAATTAGTTCATTTGTGTCCTTAGTGAGTATATGGAACTATTTTGGGAGAGTTTTTTCAGGGTTTGTATCAGAAGCACTCTTAGCAAAATATAAGATCCCTAGACCCTTAATGATGACACTTGTCCTACTACTCGCGTGTGTCGGACACCTCATCATCGCTTTCCCATTACCGGGATCAGTCTACGTGGCATCGGTGATCATCGGGTTTTCGTTTGGAGCACAATTACCCTTACTATTTGCCATAATATCAGAGTTGTTTGGGCTCAAATACTACTCCACATTGTTCAATTGTGGGCAGTTGGCTAGCCCACTTGGGTCATATATCCTTAATGTTAAGGTCACTGGAATGTTATATGACAAAGAAGCCCTTAAGGAATTGGGTAAAAAGGGACTAAATAGATCTGATGTTAAGGAACTAACTTGTATTGGATCAAGCTGTTATAGACTGTCTTTTATAGTTTTGGCTTGTGCAACATTTTTTGGTGCAATTGTTAGTTTGGTTTTGGTTGTTAGAACTAGGGAATTTTATAGAGGAGATATATATAAGAAGTTTAGAGAACAAGCAGAAGCTGCAGAGAAAGCTGATTATAAAGAGAAAGCTCCTGTGCCTGTCTAG
- the LOC130806848 gene encoding uncharacterized protein LOC130806848 isoform X2 has product MEELKHSLVCTTLELETTRLTAQEEIRKREEQLNHLQELLNKAISERDLAEQNYKTLFLEKLILQQQIKQNPNLNSGSSSSIEDEQQPITQLLHTSNLSSSDTEESMISSPTSRPQPQPQPQPSIALSERAIKLLSGKKPLPEKGNFLQAVIKAGPLLQTLLLAGPLPEWRHPPPPLESFEIPPVGIDQDEMVINGSNFCGILNRKRGFSCDVSDGCYNEGNKYQRVLLH; this is encoded by the coding sequence ATGGAAGAATTGAAGCATTCATTAGTATGCACAACATTAGAGCTAGAAACAACAAGATTAACAGCCCAAGAAGAGATCAGAAAGAGGGAAGAACAACTAAATCATCTTCAAGAATTACTAAATAAAGCAATTTCAGAAAGAGATTTAGCAGAACAAAACTACAAAAccctatttttagaaaaacttaTTCTTCaacaacaaatcaaacaaaaccctaatttaaatTCAGGATCATCTTCATCCATTGAAGATGAACAACAACCCATTACACAATTACTTCATACAAGTAATTTATCATCATCAGATACTGAAGAAAGCATGATTTCATCCCCAACATCCCGGCCACAACCGCAACCGCAACCGCAACCATCAATAGCCTTGTCTGAAAGGGCTATTAAGCTACTTTCCGGCAAGAAGCCATTACCGGAAAAGGGTAATTTCTTACAAGCTGTGATAAAAGCGGGCCCACTTTTACAAACTTTGCTCTTAGCTGGGCCCCTTCCAGAATGGAGACATCCTCCTCCCCCATTGGAGAGCTTTGAGATTCCTCCAGTTGGGATTGATCAGGATGAGATGGTGATTAATGGGTCTAATTTTTGTGGGATTTTGAATAGGAAAAGAGGGTTTTCTTGTGATGTTTCTGATGGGTGTTATAATGAGGGTAATAAGTACCAAAGGGtacttcttcattga
- the LOC130806860 gene encoding shugoshin-1-like isoform X2: protein MRKRLSDITNLHSSQHKSPFKKRENLLPAVEDVASKSYIDNLVQENAVMMKLIEEKDKIIESNGVKMQELTVNLQKTQLQNWHLAQSNSHMSAELNRAKDRLRLYEHELVCKDAVIKATTLKLKEKAKLHSETNTLQEKAKMHGEINSLQEGETTSKVAAVEQPMGDDNDNNKNRVSKPKRRLPTRSRSMGPTRSQQIVDKETAENKRRCLRRQSGRLASPKEGEDFFELDVSDNHVNQASNISHRKSTGSQDLLSEASKSGDSQRLSIGRPQRRAAVKVQSYKDPPLNSKMRRPA, encoded by the exons ATGAGGAAGAGATTGTCTGACATTACTAATTTGCATTCTTCGCAACACAAATCTCCGTTCAAGAAGCGCGAGAATTTACTACCTGCTGTTGAAGATGTTGCATCCAAATCTTACATTGATAATCTTGTTCAG GAAAATGCTGTAATGATGAAACTTATTGAAGAGAAAGA CAAAATAATTGAATCCAATGGAGTAAAAATGCAAGAACTGACAGTGAATCTTCAGAAAACACAGCTGCAGAATTGGCACCTTGCTCAAAGTAATTCCCATATGTCAGCG GAGCTTAACAGAGCCAAAGATAGG TTGAGACTCTACGAACACGAACTTGTTTGCAAGGATGCCGTGATTAAAGCAACTACACTTAAGCTAAAG GAGAAAGCAAAGCTGCATAGTGAAACAAATACCTTACAG GAGAAAGCAAAGATGCATGGTGAAATAAATAGCTTACAG GAAGGAGAGACTACatcaaaagtagcagctgtggAACAACCCATGGGAGACGACaatgacaacaacaagaacagagTATCCAAACCAAAAAGAAGACTTCCTACAAGAAGTCGAT CTATGGGACCCACTAGATCTCAGCAAATTGTTGACAAGGAGACAGCGGAGAACAAAAG GCGCTGTTTGAGAAGGCAATCAGGTAGGCTAGCGTCACCGAAGGAAGGAGAAGACTTCTTTGAGCTTGATGTGTCAGACAACCATGTCAACCAGGCCTCAAATATTTCACACCGTAAGTCAACAGGTTCCCAGGATCTTCTTTCAGAGGCATCAAAATCCGGAGACTCTCAAAGATTATCGATTGGAAGGCCACAACGTAGGGCTGCAGTGAAAGTTCAATCTTACAAGGATCCTCCATTGAACAGCAAAATGAGGAGGCCCGCATAA
- the LOC130805877 gene encoding DNA ligase 1, protein MFRHSSSILILRPLSFKPNYSSLISFNFSVNFKVRAMSSQSKPPSAFDKLMSNARKRSKAAADAKKNSNSSITNSSPKKSKTQDPICPTSENPNSNKTLESNLNKPIKSSPEKHQTQDPISPILDNSNGKKPIKSNSKKVEVNVDEFVINLKKKPANFDPKSAAWWEDGEKVPFLFLAKAFELIKGESGRIVITDITCNLLRTVISKTSDDLLAVVYLLANKIAPAHQGLELGIGEASLIKALAEACGTSEAVVKKKYQDLGDLGDVAKEIRSKQSMMMKPPPLTIAKVFNTFHLIAQTSNQGSAEKKKNYIKSLIVAAKDCEPVYLIRLLQAKLRISLAEKTLLTALGQAAVYSEEHSKPPSDIQSPQEEAGNIVKQVYSVVPVYDKIIPALLTDGVWKLSKTCTFTPGIPIGPMLAKPTNGISEIIDKFQDMVFTCEYKYDGERAQIHFMEDGSVEIYSRNAERNTEKYIDVVEELPRFKKPSVKSFVLDCEIVAYDREKQKILPFQILSTRPRKNVVKSEIKVNVCVYAFDILHLNGKPLLQEQLNVRRQHLYDSFVEEPGYFQLATALASNDLEEIQKFLDAAIDASCEGLIIKTLEKEATYEPSKRSNNWLKLKKDYMDSVGDSLDLVPIGAFHGRGKRTGVYGAFLLACYDSNNEEFQSICKIGTGFSEAVLEARSSSLRSQVINEPKPYYCFGDTLKPDVWFEPVEVWEVKAADLTISPVYCAAVGEVDPGKGISLRFPRLVRIREDKSPEDATSSEQVADMYRSQANNPHRKKKDDVEEDD, encoded by the exons ATGTTCAGACATTCTTCCTCCATTCTCATTCTTCGCCCACTCAGTTTCAAACCCAATTAttcttccttaatatctttCAATTTCTCTGTAAATTTCAAGGTTCGAGCGATGTCGTCTCAATCAAAACCACCTTCAGCTTTCGATAAACTCATGTCTAACGCTCGTAAACGTAGTAAAGCTGCTGCCGATGCTAAGAAGAATTCCAATTCTTCAATCACTAATTCTTCTCCGAAAAAAAGCAAAACCCAAGACCCAATTTGCCCTACTTCAGAAAACCCTAATTCAAACAAAACCCTAGAATCGAATTTGAATAAACCCATTAAATCTTCTCCAGAAAAACATCAAACCCAAGACCCAATTTCCCCTATTTTAGATAACTCTAATGGGAAGAAACCTATAAAATCTAACTCCAAAAAAGTGGAGGTTAATGTAGATGAATTTGTTatcaatttgaagaaaaaacccgctaatttcgaccCAAAATCAGCAGCTTGGTGGGAGGATGGTGAAAAAGTTCCGTTTCTTTTTCTTGCAAAGGCATTTGAATTGATTAAAGGCGAATCTGGTCGGATCGTGATTACTGATATTACTTGTAATCTTTTGAGGACCGTGATTTCCAAGACTTCTGATGATCTTTTGGCGGTTGTTTATCTTTTGGCCAATAAGATTGCTCCTGCTCATCAAGGTTTGGAGCTTGGGATTGGAGAGGCTTCGCTTATTAAGGCACTTGCCGAGGCGTGTGGAACTAGTGAAGCTGTGGTTAAGAAGAAGTATCAG GATTTAGGTGATTTGGGGGATGTTGCTAAAGAAATTCGTTCTAAGCAAAGCATGATGATGAAACCTCCTCCTTTGACTATTGCTAAAGTTTTCAATACATTCCATCTTATCGCTCAG acaTCTAATCAGGGTAGTgcagaaaagaaaaagaactaTATCAAATCACTTATTGTGGCTGCCAAAGATTGTGAGCCTGTATATTTGATACGGCTGCTTCAG GCAAAATTGCGGATCAGTCTGGCAGAGAAGACTCTTCTTACTGCCCTGGGACAGGCTGCAGTATATTCTGAAGAACACTCGAAGCCCCCTTCTGATATTCAATCACCACAAGAAGAG GCTGGAAACATAGTGAAACAAGTATACTCTGTGGTTCCGGTGTATGATAAAATAATTCCTGCTCTTCTCACTGATGGTGTATGGAAGCTATCAAAGACTTGTACCTTTACACCTGGTATTCCTATAGGACCTATGCTAGCAAAACCAACAAATGGAATATCAGAAATAATAGATAAATTTCAAGATATGGTCTTTACGTGCGAGTACAAGTATGATGGAGAACGTGCTCAA ATTCATTTCATGGAAGATGGTTCTGTCGAGATATACAGCCGAAATGCCGAGCGGAACACGGAAAAGTATATTGATGTTGTTGAAGAACTTCCAAG GTTTAAGAAGCCTTCTGTGAAAtcttttgttttggattgtgAAATTGTTGCTTATGATCGTGAGAAGCAAAAGATTCTTCCTTTTCAG ATACTTAGCACCCGTCCTAGGAAAAATGTCGTAAAGAgtgagataaaggtaaatgttTGTGTCTACGCTTTCGACATATTGCATTTGAACGGAAAACCTCTTCTCCAAGAACAATTGAATGTTCGCAGACAG CATCTTTATGATTCATTTGTGGAAGAACCCGGGTATTTTCAGCTTGCCACAGCACTTGCATCTAATGATCTTGAGGAAATTCAGAAGTTTCTTGACGCTGCTATTGATGCCAG TTGCGAGGGGTTGATTATCAAAACATTGGAAAAAGAGGCCACCTATGAGCCTTCAAAGCGATCTAATAACTGGCTTAAATTGAAAAAGGATTACATGGACAG TGTCGGGGACTCTCTGGATCTAGTGCCTATTGGAGCATTCCATGGTCGCGGGAAACGAACAG GGGTTTACGGTGCTTTCCTCCTTGCTTGTTATGACAGTAACAATGAAGAGTTCCAGAGCATTTGCAAAATAG GGACCGGTTTTTCTGAGGCAGTGCTTGAAGCACGTTCGTCCAGTCTTCGTTCTCAAGTGATAAATGAACCAAAG CCATACTACTGTTTTGGAGACACCCTTAAACCAGATGTCTGGTTTGAGCCTGTCGAG GTATGGGAGGTCAAAGCAGCTGATTTGACTATTAGTCCAGTTTACTGCGCTGCAGTTGGTGAAGTAGATCCTGGCAAG GGGATTTCACTCCGGTTTCCACGTCTGGTTCGTATCCGAGAGGATAAATCTCCAGAGGACGCCACATCATCTGAGCAG GTGGCGGATATGTACAGATCTCAAGCAAACAATCCACACCGAAAAAAGAAGGATGATGTGGAAGAAGACGACTGA
- the LOC130805803 gene encoding protein ALP1-like produces the protein MLKVVMKIGKYYIKQVDFNVTYDGDDKWEWFEGALRALDGTLIKMTVPVEDRPRYRERKGDITTNVLATCDPSLRFNYVLPGWEGSAFDPRILGDALRRPNGLKVPRNKYFLVDLGYSNAQGFLAPYKGTRYHLNLWRGSALTNYKELFNLRHSSARNTIERAFGLLKKRWAILRKSSFYDKQTQLRIIGACFVLHNFVREENLDEENLLNEVDDDLSNVEAFDTMEDEGEDFISTAHVSPQWNNLRDEMSQKMFREYQARRGAT, from the exons ATGCTCAAAGTTGTGATGAAAATAGGCAAGTATTATATCAAGCAAGTAGATTTCAATGTGACTTATGATGGAGACGACAAGTGGGAGTGGTTTGAGGGGGCACTTAGGGCACTTGATGGGACACTTATTAAGATGACAGTTCCCGTCGAAGATCGACCTAGATATAGAGAGAGGAAAGGAGATATTACTACCAATGTACTAGCTACATGTGATCCAAGTCTTCGATTCAATTATGTTTTGCCTGGCTGGGAGGGATCGGCTTTTGATCCTCGCATTTTAGGGGACGCCCTCCGAAGACCTAATGGTCTCAAAGTTCCTAGGA ataaatattttcttgttgatttgGGATATTCTAATGCACAAGGCTTCTTGGCTCCATATAAAGGTACACGTTACCATTTAAACTTGTGGAGAGGAAGTGCTCTTACAAACTACAAAGAATTGTTCAACTTGCGTCATTCATCCGCACGTAATACTATTGAAAGAGCCTTTGGGTTATTGAAAAAGAGGTGGGCTATATTGAGGAAAAGTAGCTTTTATGATAAGCAAACACAATTAAGAATAATAGGTGCATGCTTTGTTCTCCACaattttgttagagaagaaAATTTGGATGAGGAGAATTTGTTAAATGAGGTGGACgatgatttatcaaatgtagAAGCTTTTGATACAATGGAGGATGAAGGGGAGGATTTCATTTCAACGGCACATGTCTCACCTCAATGGAACAACTTAAGAGATGAAATGTCACAAAAAATGTTCCGAGAATACCAAGCTCGAAGGGGGGCTACTTGA
- the LOC130806860 gene encoding shugoshin-1-like isoform X1 gives MIKGSSFGSKMRKRLSDITNLHSSQHKSPFKKRENLLPAVEDVASKSYIDNLVQENAVMMKLIEEKDKIIESNGVKMQELTVNLQKTQLQNWHLAQSNSHMSAELNRAKDRLRLYEHELVCKDAVIKATTLKLKEKAKLHSETNTLQEKAKMHGEINSLQEGETTSKVAAVEQPMGDDNDNNKNRVSKPKRRLPTRSRSMGPTRSQQIVDKETAENKRRCLRRQSGRLASPKEGEDFFELDVSDNHVNQASNISHRKSTGSQDLLSEASKSGDSQRLSIGRPQRRAAVKVQSYKDPPLNSKMRRPA, from the exons ATGATTAAGGGTTCATCATTTGGCAGTAAGATGAGGAAGAGATTGTCTGACATTACTAATTTGCATTCTTCGCAACACAAATCTCCGTTCAAGAAGCGCGAGAATTTACTACCTGCTGTTGAAGATGTTGCATCCAAATCTTACATTGATAATCTTGTTCAG GAAAATGCTGTAATGATGAAACTTATTGAAGAGAAAGA CAAAATAATTGAATCCAATGGAGTAAAAATGCAAGAACTGACAGTGAATCTTCAGAAAACACAGCTGCAGAATTGGCACCTTGCTCAAAGTAATTCCCATATGTCAGCG GAGCTTAACAGAGCCAAAGATAGG TTGAGACTCTACGAACACGAACTTGTTTGCAAGGATGCCGTGATTAAAGCAACTACACTTAAGCTAAAG GAGAAAGCAAAGCTGCATAGTGAAACAAATACCTTACAG GAGAAAGCAAAGATGCATGGTGAAATAAATAGCTTACAG GAAGGAGAGACTACatcaaaagtagcagctgtggAACAACCCATGGGAGACGACaatgacaacaacaagaacagagTATCCAAACCAAAAAGAAGACTTCCTACAAGAAGTCGAT CTATGGGACCCACTAGATCTCAGCAAATTGTTGACAAGGAGACAGCGGAGAACAAAAG GCGCTGTTTGAGAAGGCAATCAGGTAGGCTAGCGTCACCGAAGGAAGGAGAAGACTTCTTTGAGCTTGATGTGTCAGACAACCATGTCAACCAGGCCTCAAATATTTCACACCGTAAGTCAACAGGTTCCCAGGATCTTCTTTCAGAGGCATCAAAATCCGGAGACTCTCAAAGATTATCGATTGGAAGGCCACAACGTAGGGCTGCAGTGAAAGTTCAATCTTACAAGGATCCTCCATTGAACAGCAAAATGAGGAGGCCCGCATAA